One part of the Arthrobacter tumbae genome encodes these proteins:
- a CDS encoding amidohydrolase — MSPHDRKPVLYRNGSVYSAADPFATAMLVTGDTVAWVGSEHAAASLADSSMEVIDLQGALIAPGFVDSHFHTTETGLALTSLDLTEVDSLGELLELVAKAAASIPGTIMGNGWDESRWSERRPPTAAELDNATGGRDVYLVRADVHSAVVSASLAQRLALHTHAGWDNGFVIREAHLAARTAVRSPGAAERATLQRTALDHAAADGIIAVVEMAAPHIAPREDVLSLLSLEGPHPEVLAYWGQAVTSEEELRSVLDGFGGRILGLGGDLNVDGSIGSHTARMRVPYADAPHSSGTAFMHADDVASHLGAATAAGRQAGFHVIGDEGLDTVIAGLEKAAAIHGIEKVRAARHRLEHVEMADDESIRSLVHFGAIVSAQSGFDALWGAPGGLYEQRLGHDRYMPMNRVGSLLNQGVPVCLGSDSPVTRMSPWQSVRACMTHASPEERVSARAAFIAHTRAGWRAVGAGNPLLGQLVPGSPASYAVWEVDELMVQTPDSRVQSWSTDPRAGTPLLPALDTGNEPRCLETVHHGKQLYTRGVLATR, encoded by the coding sequence GTGTCCCCACATGATCGAAAGCCCGTTCTTTACCGCAACGGTTCCGTCTATAGTGCAGCCGATCCGTTCGCAACCGCGATGCTGGTCACGGGCGACACCGTGGCCTGGGTCGGGTCTGAGCATGCGGCGGCGTCGCTGGCGGACAGCAGCATGGAGGTGATTGACCTCCAGGGAGCGCTCATAGCCCCCGGCTTCGTCGATTCACACTTCCACACCACCGAGACCGGACTAGCGCTCACGTCCCTTGACCTTACGGAGGTCGACAGCCTCGGCGAACTGCTGGAACTGGTGGCCAAGGCTGCCGCAAGTATCCCCGGAACAATCATGGGGAACGGCTGGGACGAATCGCGGTGGTCCGAGCGACGCCCGCCTACAGCGGCAGAACTCGACAACGCCACCGGCGGCAGGGACGTCTACCTTGTCCGGGCTGACGTTCATTCCGCCGTCGTATCAGCGTCCCTGGCACAACGGCTTGCCCTCCACACCCATGCTGGGTGGGACAACGGGTTCGTCATCCGCGAGGCGCACCTCGCCGCGCGGACCGCCGTCCGCAGTCCCGGTGCGGCTGAGCGGGCGACACTGCAGCGGACCGCGCTGGACCATGCGGCCGCGGACGGAATCATCGCAGTCGTCGAAATGGCTGCACCGCACATTGCGCCGCGGGAGGACGTTCTTTCGCTGCTCTCGCTCGAAGGACCGCATCCAGAAGTTCTTGCCTACTGGGGGCAGGCAGTGACCTCCGAGGAGGAGCTTCGCTCAGTTCTCGATGGTTTCGGCGGCCGGATACTGGGGCTGGGCGGCGATCTCAACGTCGACGGTTCGATCGGCTCCCATACAGCGCGCATGCGCGTTCCTTACGCTGATGCGCCACACTCCAGTGGAACCGCCTTCATGCACGCCGACGACGTCGCTTCCCACCTCGGCGCGGCAACGGCGGCGGGCAGGCAGGCCGGCTTCCACGTGATCGGTGACGAGGGACTCGATACGGTAATCGCTGGGCTCGAAAAGGCCGCGGCAATTCACGGAATCGAGAAGGTGCGAGCTGCAAGGCACCGCCTGGAACACGTCGAGATGGCCGATGACGAGTCCATCCGCAGCCTGGTCCACTTCGGCGCGATCGTCAGCGCCCAATCCGGTTTCGACGCGCTATGGGGAGCTCCGGGAGGCCTGTACGAACAGCGCCTCGGCCATGACCGCTATATGCCGATGAATCGGGTGGGCAGCCTCTTGAATCAGGGCGTGCCGGTGTGCCTGGGATCCGATTCACCCGTGACCAGAATGTCCCCGTGGCAGTCTGTCCGGGCATGCATGACGCACGCCAGCCCGGAGGAACGAGTCTCTGCGCGCGCAGCATTCATTGCACATACCCGTGCGGGATGGCGAGCAGTGGGTGCCGGCAACCCATTGCTGGGTCAACTGGTTCCCGGGTCTCCGGCGTCGTACGCGGTGTGGGAGGTGGATGAACTCATGGTCCAGACGCCGGACAGCAGAGTACAGTCGTGGAGCACCGACCCGAGGGCAGGCACACCTCTGCTTCCCGCACTGGACACCGGAAACGAGCCGCGTTGCCTTGAGACCGTGCACCACGGCAAACAGCTTTACACCCGCGGCGTGCTTGCCACCCGATGA
- a CDS encoding RNA polymerase-binding protein RbpA: MSDRSLRGMRLGAQSMETESGVEPAPRQRVEYRCEDGERVFVTFAAEAEIPPVWVSKTGKEALLVDGERPDTSGDKHVRTHWDMLLERRSMAELEQILEDRLTILRERRGERRSA; this comes from the coding sequence ATGAGCGACCGTAGCCTGCGGGGTATGCGCCTTGGCGCCCAGAGCATGGAGACTGAGTCCGGCGTGGAGCCGGCGCCCCGCCAGCGTGTTGAGTACCGTTGCGAGGACGGCGAACGCGTCTTTGTGACCTTCGCCGCTGAAGCGGAGATTCCTCCGGTGTGGGTTTCCAAGACCGGCAAGGAAGCGCTGCTGGTGGATGGGGAGCGTCCGGACACCTCCGGAGACAAACACGTCCGTACCCACTGGGACATGCTCCTGGAGCGCCGTTCCATGGCGGAGTTGGAGCAAATCCTTGAGGATCGCCTTACGATCCTCCGGGAGCGCCGCGGAGAGCGCCGCTCCGCCTGA
- a CDS encoding DEAD/DEAH box helicase, translating into MTSPAEQYQAAQARNRYEKSRLHQFEQTLGFELDEFQRDSCMSLEAGRGVLVAAPTGAGKTVVGEFAIYMALKDNLKAFYTTPIKALSNQKYAELAAVHGADRVGLLTGDTSINSEAPVVVMTTEVLRNMLYADSDTLAGLGYVVMDEVHYLADRFRGAVWEEVIIHLPTEVKVVSLSATVSNAEEFGSWLDTVRGDTDVVVSEHRPVPLWQHVMVGHDLLDLFAGEVAFDEAAAGGSSSGAEEKFAVNPELLDLATTETRLNQRARWGAGGGKRGRGGPNRYQQPQTAIRRASRPQVIAALDREGLLPAITFIFSRNGCEAAVTQCLDAGLWLTTEYERGIISHRVDEATLDIPEEDLEILGFWSWREGLIRGFAAHHAGMLTTFKEVVEKLFEEGLVKAVFATETLALGVNMPARSVVLEKLDKFNGEAHVNITAGEYTQLTGRAGRRGIDVEGHAVVLWQSGTDPGAVAGLASRRTYPLNSSFRPTYNMSINLVSQFGQYRTREILETSFAQFQADRSVVGLARQVRTREESLKGYEEAMTCHLGDFSEYSSIRRELSDLEAAASKAGTRNRRSAAAASLEALRPGDVVDIPAGRIAGYAVVLSADPTRDPRPTVLTMEKHVRRLSVQDLDGPVAILSRVRVPKQFDARKPKDRRDLAASLRNSLNDRRPPTTRAPVEFPGTGTERQEKAIAELRRRLRAHPCHGCSDRENHARWAERWWKLRRETDRLAQQIQGRTNTIAKTFDRVSEVLLQYGYLQEDAEQGLAITPAGQKLRRIYGEKDLLIALSLEHGAFDDLDAAELAAFASALVYQAKREERGLRPRMPSVSLETSIDVVIRQWSRLTDMEEQYRLSVTSEPDFGLVWPIYKWARGKGLQSALQGTDLAAGDFVRWAKQIIDLIDQLAKVPDLPPGFRRLCISSIDLIRRGVVAYSAVTE; encoded by the coding sequence ATGACCTCCCCAGCCGAGCAGTATCAGGCAGCGCAGGCACGCAACCGGTACGAGAAGAGCCGGCTTCACCAGTTCGAACAGACCCTGGGTTTTGAACTCGACGAGTTCCAGCGTGATTCGTGCATGTCGCTCGAAGCGGGCCGGGGAGTGCTCGTGGCCGCGCCCACGGGGGCAGGAAAGACAGTAGTCGGGGAATTCGCCATCTACATGGCGCTGAAGGACAACCTGAAGGCGTTCTATACCACCCCCATCAAGGCGCTCAGCAATCAGAAATACGCAGAGCTAGCGGCCGTCCACGGCGCCGACCGTGTCGGCCTCCTCACCGGCGACACGAGCATCAACTCTGAAGCACCCGTCGTCGTCATGACCACCGAGGTGCTCCGCAACATGCTGTATGCGGACTCGGACACCCTGGCAGGTCTCGGCTATGTCGTCATGGATGAAGTGCACTACCTGGCTGACCGGTTCCGTGGCGCGGTCTGGGAAGAGGTGATCATCCACCTGCCAACCGAAGTCAAGGTTGTTTCCCTGAGCGCAACGGTGTCCAACGCCGAAGAATTCGGTTCCTGGTTGGATACCGTGCGGGGAGACACCGATGTGGTGGTCTCCGAGCACCGGCCCGTACCACTCTGGCAGCACGTGATGGTCGGTCATGACCTGCTCGACCTCTTTGCCGGGGAGGTCGCCTTCGACGAGGCGGCGGCCGGGGGCTCCTCCAGCGGTGCGGAAGAAAAGTTCGCAGTGAACCCGGAGCTGCTGGACCTGGCCACCACCGAAACCCGATTGAATCAAAGGGCGCGCTGGGGGGCAGGAGGGGGCAAACGCGGACGCGGCGGCCCGAACCGCTACCAGCAGCCGCAGACCGCGATACGACGGGCAAGCCGCCCTCAGGTGATCGCCGCCCTTGACAGGGAAGGCCTTCTGCCCGCCATCACCTTTATCTTCTCGCGCAACGGCTGCGAGGCGGCTGTCACACAATGTCTCGACGCCGGATTGTGGCTCACCACGGAGTACGAGCGCGGCATCATCAGCCACCGCGTCGATGAAGCAACCCTCGACATCCCCGAGGAAGACCTGGAGATACTCGGGTTCTGGTCCTGGCGCGAAGGATTGATCCGCGGATTCGCCGCACATCATGCGGGAATGCTGACTACCTTCAAAGAGGTCGTGGAGAAGCTCTTCGAAGAGGGACTGGTCAAAGCCGTTTTCGCCACCGAAACCCTGGCGCTTGGCGTGAATATGCCGGCCCGGTCCGTGGTGCTTGAGAAGCTTGACAAGTTCAATGGCGAGGCCCACGTAAACATCACGGCGGGGGAGTACACGCAGCTCACGGGCCGCGCGGGCCGGCGCGGGATCGACGTCGAGGGCCACGCCGTCGTGCTCTGGCAATCGGGAACGGATCCCGGGGCGGTCGCTGGTCTGGCCTCGCGCCGGACTTACCCGCTGAACTCCAGCTTCCGGCCCACCTACAACATGAGCATCAACCTCGTCTCGCAGTTCGGACAGTACCGGACGCGGGAGATTCTTGAGACGTCGTTCGCCCAGTTCCAGGCTGACCGCTCGGTAGTGGGCCTTGCCCGTCAGGTCCGCACGCGCGAGGAATCCCTCAAGGGCTATGAGGAGGCGATGACGTGCCATCTCGGCGACTTCTCCGAGTACTCGTCGATCCGCCGTGAATTGTCCGATCTCGAGGCAGCCGCGTCGAAGGCGGGCACCCGGAACCGGCGCAGCGCCGCTGCCGCCTCACTTGAGGCACTCCGCCCCGGCGATGTTGTCGATATTCCTGCCGGTCGGATCGCCGGCTATGCCGTCGTACTCTCTGCTGACCCCACGCGGGATCCCCGCCCCACCGTCCTCACGATGGAAAAACACGTTCGCCGGCTGTCGGTACAGGACCTCGACGGGCCGGTAGCCATCCTCTCGCGGGTCCGGGTCCCCAAACAGTTCGACGCGCGAAAGCCGAAGGACCGACGGGATCTGGCCGCCTCTCTCAGGAACTCCCTGAACGACAGGCGCCCGCCCACCACCCGGGCACCGGTCGAGTTTCCCGGCACCGGTACCGAACGCCAGGAAAAGGCAATCGCTGAGCTCCGCCGCCGGCTCAGGGCGCATCCCTGCCACGGCTGCAGCGACCGCGAGAACCACGCCCGATGGGCAGAACGATGGTGGAAGCTGCGCCGGGAAACCGATCGCCTGGCTCAACAGATCCAGGGCCGCACAAACACCATTGCGAAAACGTTTGACAGGGTTTCCGAAGTCCTGCTTCAGTACGGCTACCTGCAGGAAGACGCTGAGCAGGGTCTGGCCATCACACCGGCAGGCCAGAAGCTGCGCCGCATCTATGGCGAGAAGGATCTGCTGATCGCGCTGTCGCTTGAACACGGCGCATTCGACGACCTCGATGCGGCGGAGCTCGCTGCGTTTGCGTCGGCGCTGGTCTACCAGGCCAAACGGGAGGAGCGCGGCCTTCGTCCACGGATGCCGTCAGTGTCTCTTGAAACGTCCATCGACGTCGTTATCCGCCAGTGGTCACGCCTGACGGACATGGAGGAGCAGTACCGCCTCTCGGTCACCAGCGAACCCGACTTCGGCCTGGTCTGGCCCATCTACAAGTGGGCTCGCGGCAAGGGGCTCCAAAGCGCCCTGCAGGGTACCGATCTCGCTGCGGGGGACTTCGTACGATGGGCAAAGCAGATCATCGACCTCATCGATCAGTTGGCAAAGGTGCCGGACCTTCCGCCTGGCTTCCGCCGCCTGTGCATCAGTTCGATCGACCTCATCCGCCGTGGCGTCGTCGCCTACTCCGCCGTTACCGAATAG
- a CDS encoding SPFH domain-containing protein, which yields MFTDSGAIGLTIVLIVLIVFVLIILVKSVRIIPQARAGVVERLGKYQRTLLPGLTILIPFVDRLLPLLDLREQVVSFPPQPVITEDNLVVSIDTVVYFQVTDARAATYEIANYIQAVEQLTTTTLRNVVGGLNLEEALTSRDQINGQLRGVLDDATGRWGIRVSRVELKAIDPPHSIQDSMEKQMRAERDRRAAILTAEGTKQSQILTAEGQRQAAILAAEGDAKAAILRADGESQAIQKVFDAIHKGNPTQKLLAYQYLQTLPKLAQGNSNKLWIIPSEVGEALKGIGNVLGAQDRGDTDDSGYPVPAEDNSRP from the coding sequence ATGTTCACAGATTCAGGCGCAATCGGACTCACCATTGTTCTGATTGTTCTGATCGTTTTCGTTCTGATCATCCTGGTGAAATCCGTGAGGATCATTCCGCAGGCTCGCGCCGGCGTAGTTGAACGACTCGGAAAGTACCAGCGAACACTCCTGCCGGGACTGACAATCCTGATTCCGTTTGTCGATCGGCTGCTGCCGCTTCTCGACCTACGCGAACAGGTTGTCTCGTTTCCTCCGCAACCTGTGATTACCGAAGACAACCTGGTGGTGTCCATCGATACGGTTGTCTACTTCCAGGTGACGGACGCCCGCGCGGCGACCTATGAGATTGCCAATTACATCCAGGCTGTCGAACAGCTGACCACCACCACGCTTCGAAACGTCGTCGGCGGGCTGAATCTTGAAGAAGCGCTGACCTCTCGGGACCAGATCAATGGCCAACTCCGTGGAGTCCTTGATGACGCCACCGGACGGTGGGGTATCCGGGTCTCACGGGTAGAGCTCAAGGCGATTGATCCCCCGCACTCCATCCAGGACTCGATGGAGAAGCAGATGCGTGCAGAACGCGATCGTCGTGCTGCCATCCTCACTGCCGAAGGAACCAAGCAGTCCCAGATCCTCACCGCGGAGGGTCAACGGCAGGCCGCGATCCTCGCAGCCGAAGGTGATGCAAAGGCTGCCATTTTGAGGGCCGACGGTGAGTCGCAAGCCATTCAGAAAGTCTTCGACGCCATCCACAAGGGGAATCCGACCCAGAAGCTACTCGCTTACCAATACCTGCAGACACTCCCAAAGCTCGCTCAGGGCAATTCAAACAAGCTGTGGATCATCCCAAGCGAAGTAGGGGAAGCGCTCAAGGGTATAGGTAACGTGTTGGGAGCACAGGATCGCGGGGATACGGACGATTCCGGCTATCCCGTACCGGCTGAGGACAACTCGCGCCCCTGA
- a CDS encoding peptide deformylase: MNLSTRENIRALVRHVVEQEQPPIVQLGDPVLRNPAVPFDGQLDDSELTGLLAVMRRAMHDAPGVGLAAPQLGIPLRLAVIEDIIPQPDGIAELCERPPLPYFAVINPAYTPIGRDTSSFFEGCLSFSGWQAVVERHRTVQLEYQTPEGMHVTRQFTGWSARIVQHETDHLNGAIYIDKANTRSLVSSAAYSEHWAQPGIELAQRSLNF, translated from the coding sequence ATGAATCTCTCCACTCGCGAGAATATCCGGGCACTGGTACGCCACGTCGTCGAACAGGAACAGCCACCGATCGTCCAGCTGGGCGACCCGGTGCTGCGCAACCCCGCCGTGCCCTTCGACGGTCAGCTCGACGATTCTGAGCTGACCGGGCTTCTCGCCGTCATGCGCAGGGCCATGCATGACGCACCGGGGGTCGGGCTGGCTGCACCGCAACTGGGAATACCGCTGCGCCTGGCGGTCATCGAGGACATCATTCCCCAGCCCGACGGGATTGCCGAGCTCTGCGAGCGGCCGCCGCTTCCCTACTTCGCAGTGATCAACCCGGCATACACACCGATCGGCCGGGACACGTCGTCGTTCTTTGAAGGCTGCCTGTCGTTCAGCGGCTGGCAGGCCGTGGTTGAGCGGCATCGCACGGTACAGCTCGAATACCAGACTCCCGAAGGTATGCATGTCACCCGGCAGTTCACCGGATGGTCTGCCCGCATCGTCCAGCACGAAACCGATCACTTGAACGGCGCCATCTACATCGACAAGGCCAACACGCGATCGCTTGTCAGCAGTGCGGCTTACAGTGAGCACTGGGCGCAGCCCGGAATCGAACTGGCCCAGCGCTCACTCAACTTCTAG
- a CDS encoding polyprenol monophosphomannose synthase, whose protein sequence is MRVVTIIPTFNERQSLPLTLDRLRAAVPHSDVLVVDDNSPDGTGSVADRIAGKDPAVHVLHRHGKEGLGAAYIAGFRWALERGYDVLVEMDADGSHQPEQLPALLDAVSNAHLVIGSRWVPGGSVVNWPFHRKLLSRAGSLYSRTMLGLTVRDITAGYRAFRRETLESVDLATVDSVGYGFQVDMTFRVAKSGLRIVEVPITFVEREYGDSKMSGNIVFEAIANVTRWGLAARWSALTGRPADR, encoded by the coding sequence GTGCGCGTTGTCACCATCATCCCCACCTTCAACGAGCGCCAGTCCCTTCCGCTGACACTTGACCGGCTTCGGGCGGCAGTCCCGCACTCGGATGTCCTGGTGGTGGATGACAACAGTCCAGACGGCACGGGCTCGGTAGCGGACAGGATCGCTGGCAAGGATCCCGCAGTGCATGTGTTGCATCGGCACGGCAAGGAGGGTTTGGGGGCTGCCTACATCGCCGGTTTTCGCTGGGCGCTCGAGCGGGGCTACGACGTCCTCGTTGAAATGGACGCTGACGGGTCACATCAACCGGAACAACTTCCAGCGCTGCTTGATGCCGTCTCAAACGCTCACCTGGTCATCGGGTCCCGCTGGGTTCCGGGAGGGTCAGTGGTCAACTGGCCGTTCCACCGCAAGCTGCTGTCCCGTGCAGGCAGCCTGTATTCACGGACGATGCTGGGTCTCACGGTCCGCGACATCACAGCCGGTTATCGGGCTTTTCGCAGGGAGACCCTCGAAAGCGTCGATCTGGCCACCGTGGATTCTGTTGGCTACGGGTTTCAGGTCGACATGACGTTCCGCGTAGCCAAGAGCGGGCTCCGCATCGTCGAGGTACCGATCACCTTCGTGGAGCGTGAGTATGGCGATTCCAAGATGAGCGGCAATATCGTTTTCGAAGCCATTGCAAACGTCACCCGATGGGGTCTGGCAGCGCGGTGGTCGGCTCTAACCGGGCGACCAGCCGACAGGTAA
- a CDS encoding NfeD family protein, giving the protein MLDWLVQNTWILWLVLVLGLAAVETLTLDLFFLMLATGALAGLVGALAGATFFIQVVVFCVVSLLMVLLVRPVALRHLKRGSAEQLSNIDRLIGEQALALEPVTSVTGTVKIGGDTWTARTADGSSLPAGSRATVSRIDGATAVVVGTQQAESGPIIPS; this is encoded by the coding sequence ATGCTTGACTGGCTGGTACAGAACACCTGGATACTTTGGCTCGTACTTGTGCTCGGTCTGGCCGCCGTCGAGACGCTGACGCTTGACCTGTTCTTTCTCATGCTTGCAACGGGTGCCCTTGCCGGACTGGTGGGAGCCCTGGCCGGAGCCACCTTCTTCATCCAGGTTGTCGTCTTCTGCGTAGTCTCACTTCTGATGGTGCTGCTCGTTCGGCCAGTGGCCCTCAGGCACCTCAAACGCGGCTCGGCCGAGCAGCTCAGCAATATCGACCGACTGATCGGTGAGCAGGCACTCGCTTTGGAACCGGTGACTTCAGTGACTGGAACCGTCAAGATCGGTGGTGACACCTGGACCGCGCGCACCGCCGACGGCTCATCGCTGCCCGCCGGGAGCCGCGCCACTGTCTCTCGGATCGATGGGGCAACCGCCGTCGTCGTCGGCACACAGCAGGCCGAAAGCGGGCCGATCATCCCGTCGTGA
- a CDS encoding methyltransferase domain-containing protein — MVQARIDFLEKGHFEPLANAVIATAQRFSGKQPLVLDVGAGTGYYLNALQEQVSVSAAVALDISKYALRRSARLLPDALCLVCDVWRPLPVAGESVDLLLNIFAPRNVPEFARVCRDEGVALVVTPLPHHLREIAEPAGLLDIRPGKDIEVAASMADFFDVVDNVRVEFTMALSPVDVSNVATMGPAGHHNLPGDVDPLPHSADTTAAFSVQVFRRRPRTRD, encoded by the coding sequence ATGGTGCAGGCACGTATCGATTTCCTTGAGAAAGGCCACTTCGAGCCGCTCGCGAACGCGGTGATAGCTACCGCACAGAGATTCAGCGGAAAGCAGCCCCTGGTCCTGGATGTCGGAGCGGGCACCGGGTACTACCTCAATGCGCTTCAGGAACAGGTGTCCGTCTCTGCAGCGGTGGCGCTCGACATATCGAAGTATGCATTGAGGCGGTCAGCCAGACTGCTGCCGGATGCGCTGTGCCTCGTGTGCGATGTCTGGCGACCACTGCCGGTGGCTGGAGAGAGCGTGGACCTGCTTCTTAACATCTTCGCTCCGCGGAACGTACCTGAGTTCGCGCGGGTTTGCCGGGACGAAGGGGTTGCGCTGGTGGTCACTCCGCTGCCGCACCATCTTCGGGAAATTGCGGAACCTGCGGGACTCCTCGACATCCGACCAGGGAAGGACATCGAGGTTGCCGCCTCCATGGCCGACTTCTTTGACGTGGTTGACAACGTGAGAGTCGAATTCACGATGGCCCTCTCCCCCGTGGATGTCAGCAATGTAGCGACCATGGGCCCGGCGGGCCACCACAACCTGCCCGGTGATGTCGATCCCCTTCCGCACTCTGCGGACACTACTGCGGCATTCAGCGTTCAGGTCTTCCGCCGGCGCCCACGCACGAGAGATTAG
- a CDS encoding S9 family peptidase, whose protein sequence is MKPNTLDLLNSVSAPSLHPDAERCVVSVTRPDYDADAYVGQLWEVPLGEGAPRRLTRGFRDTSPTYSPDGAALAFLRTNQDGKPQVYLADSRGGEPQQLTDRPLGVSGFEWSPDSRQLVFSARVPEDGRYGTVDGVSGGQEDPRLITGFKYQMNGAGYIADKRSQLFLLDVPSLGEEPFVTPVGRAAHSGQEDTPSAFAEPRQLTDADADHSAPTFSADGSRILFSAALEPDSATNLRSDIYSIALDGTDRQRLSNLTDELISCGSPVHSEDGQWLFYLGSSLSPSGVDFVARNAALYVAPADDPARVRVLTDPEILDLGEVGEVVPAGADSVLVFNRSRGTGDLRRVDSQGAMQTLADGEYIVTGAASVGGIVVVAYTGPGTMGELARIDGQSLTRMTDFSAALRTGTTVIEPQEETFSAPDGYPVHGWVLVPEGEGPHPVLLNIHGGPYAQYGWGYFDEAQVFLEAGYAVLMCNPRGAAGYGQEHGRVIKEAMGTVDMQDVLAFLEGAVEKYDQLDGDRLGVMGGSYGGYLTAWLIANDHRFQGAIVERGFLDPESFIGSSDIGWFFSEAYTGADPEKVRAQSPYAHVDKVRTPTFVIHSEEDLRCPLEQAQRYYTALKRHGVETEMLIFPGETHELSRTGTPWHRRQRFEHILRWWADKLPSKKNQPA, encoded by the coding sequence GTGAAACCAAACACACTTGATCTGCTCAATTCAGTAAGCGCACCCTCGCTCCACCCGGACGCCGAACGCTGCGTAGTCTCCGTAACCCGGCCGGACTACGACGCCGACGCTTACGTCGGTCAGCTATGGGAGGTGCCGCTGGGCGAGGGTGCACCCCGCCGCCTCACCCGTGGCTTCCGGGATACCTCACCCACATACTCACCCGACGGCGCTGCGCTTGCCTTCCTGCGGACAAACCAGGACGGTAAGCCCCAGGTATATCTTGCGGACAGCAGGGGAGGGGAGCCGCAGCAGCTGACGGATCGGCCGCTCGGCGTATCCGGGTTTGAATGGTCACCCGACTCCCGGCAACTGGTGTTCTCCGCTCGTGTGCCCGAAGACGGCCGCTACGGCACAGTGGACGGCGTATCGGGCGGACAGGAGGATCCGCGCCTCATCACCGGCTTCAAGTACCAGATGAACGGTGCCGGCTACATCGCGGATAAGCGGTCCCAGTTGTTCCTCCTGGACGTTCCGTCGCTGGGGGAGGAGCCTTTCGTGACGCCTGTCGGGCGGGCGGCACACTCCGGGCAGGAGGACACACCGTCGGCGTTCGCGGAGCCCAGACAGCTCACCGATGCCGATGCTGACCACTCTGCGCCGACATTTTCCGCTGACGGCTCGCGGATCCTGTTCAGCGCAGCCCTGGAGCCGGATTCAGCGACGAACCTGCGCTCGGACATCTATTCCATTGCCCTGGACGGCACCGACCGGCAGCGCCTGAGTAACTTAACCGACGAACTCATCAGCTGCGGTAGCCCGGTGCACAGCGAGGATGGCCAGTGGCTCTTCTACCTGGGCAGTTCGCTGTCACCAAGCGGCGTCGACTTCGTCGCGCGAAACGCGGCACTGTACGTTGCGCCGGCCGACGACCCGGCTCGGGTGCGCGTGCTGACCGACCCCGAAATTCTCGACCTTGGGGAAGTAGGCGAGGTCGTACCTGCCGGAGCGGACAGCGTCCTTGTCTTCAACCGCAGCCGGGGCACCGGAGATCTGCGCCGCGTCGATTCCCAGGGTGCTATGCAGACCCTGGCGGACGGTGAATACATCGTGACTGGCGCCGCAAGCGTTGGCGGCATCGTCGTCGTCGCCTACACGGGACCGGGCACCATGGGGGAGCTCGCGCGGATCGACGGCCAGTCGTTGACGCGGATGACCGACTTCTCGGCTGCTCTGCGCACCGGGACAACCGTCATCGAACCGCAGGAGGAGACGTTCAGCGCGCCGGACGGCTATCCCGTGCACGGGTGGGTCCTGGTGCCCGAGGGAGAGGGCCCGCATCCTGTCCTCCTCAACATCCACGGCGGCCCGTATGCGCAATACGGGTGGGGCTACTTCGACGAGGCGCAGGTGTTCCTGGAGGCCGGGTACGCAGTTCTCATGTGCAATCCCCGTGGCGCAGCAGGGTACGGCCAGGAGCATGGCCGCGTGATCAAGGAGGCCATGGGCACCGTGGACATGCAGGATGTCCTCGCGTTCCTTGAGGGCGCCGTGGAGAAGTATGACCAGCTCGACGGCGATCGGCTGGGTGTCATGGGCGGCTCCTATGGCGGTTACCTGACAGCCTGGCTGATCGCGAACGACCACCGTTTCCAGGGCGCCATCGTTGAACGGGGCTTCCTCGATCCTGAATCCTTCATCGGCTCGTCGGACATCGGCTGGTTCTTTTCCGAGGCCTACACCGGCGCGGACCCCGAGAAGGTGCGCGCGCAGAGCCCGTATGCGCACGTCGACAAGGTCCGCACTCCCACTTTCGTCATTCACTCGGAGGAGGATCTGCGGTGTCCGCTTGAGCAGGCACAGCGTTACTACACCGCATTGAAGCGTCACGGCGTGGAAACTGAAATGCTGATTTTTCCGGGGGAGACGCACGAGCTGTCGCGGACCGGCACTCCCTGGCACCGGCGGCAGCGGTTCGAGCACATCCTGCGGTGGTGGGCTGACAAGTTGCCGAGCAAGAAGAACCAGCCGGCTTGA